From Cellulophaga lytica DSM 7489, a single genomic window includes:
- a CDS encoding SusC/RagA family TonB-linked outer membrane protein: MKNTLVLLFSVLFTTIAYSQQISGTVTDSEGIPLLGVTIVVKGTQNGTTTDFDGKYIIDAKQSDVLKFSYIGMLPKEITVEATSVINVTLEEDASLLDEVVVTAFGVEKKEKSLGYSVTQVKSEDLNLSGQANALEALQGRVAGVQINRTSGSSGGGVDILIRGVTSVNPDRSNQPLIIVDGIALNNDTFSGNVSPSAGSNSPSSSEQFSFSNRAGDINPEDIESYNVLKGAAATALYGVRAANGAIVITTKKGKKGKAKINFTASTTFRNLEKTPNLQETYREGFSGAPRTLYDPDSDTGFNRVQNATSFYSWGPKYTEDSYTLESGEIVDLSNDQFYSPYDLFKTGVNTQVNLNISGATDKMDYFFSVGNNSEEGILPGTYYDKTNFRLKSGYQVTDNFSINTSISYSKSGGNRGNSGDKSVMSSLSYYSGTFPINDYQNPDGTQRNYTFGIIDNPRYFIEKSSLYDDVNRWVGNAIFKYSPKDWLNITYSAQVDNYSDQRNRFVPADLDVGTQVGGFIVNQNINFTALESNFLVAMNKDWSDDFRTDLTLGHQVSDTKRDYADVRGETLNVPGINELGNTINTFANESVTQLRNVGVFGELKLSYLDKLFLTVTGRNDWVSTLPKDNRSFFYPSVSLAYDISDVFGDNDVFTFGKLRASWAEVGKGPLFGQVGHYFVVDGDFPFGGAGGYRSSTALGDLDIVPERNQSTEIGADLRFLKNRIRLDYAYYKTRVKDQIFGVGTAYSSGISRIVRNAGDFEVFGHEFLLSADIIKSKDFNWEVVLNWSTSEGKVLDIPDDIESIIFADSGFAGVTSEIREGDKMGSLYGWKWRYENGERYIDANGKPEIDFTERQKVGNAFPDYITSLANSFKWKNLGFNFLLEYKKGGDIYDAGRRNSIRNGILEVTEFRDETTVLSGVMDDGNGGFIPNTTEVLIDQNYYRSSTDYNRASEILVQDASWVKLRNIGVTYDLPLKFIEKIHLDRFSVTASAQNILVWTPYDGYDPEGNQYSAGSNVYGFTGLNIPLSQSYSFGINVGF; encoded by the coding sequence ATGAAAAACACATTAGTATTACTCTTTAGTGTGCTTTTTACAACCATTGCTTATTCTCAACAAATTTCAGGTACTGTTACAGACAGTGAGGGAATTCCGTTATTAGGGGTTACAATAGTTGTAAAAGGTACACAAAATGGAACCACAACAGATTTTGATGGCAAATATATAATTGATGCCAAACAGTCAGATGTATTGAAGTTTTCCTATATAGGAATGTTACCGAAAGAAATAACGGTAGAGGCAACATCTGTAATTAATGTTACTTTAGAAGAAGATGCAAGTCTACTAGATGAAGTTGTTGTAACAGCTTTTGGTGTAGAGAAAAAAGAAAAATCTTTAGGATACTCTGTAACGCAAGTTAAATCTGAAGATTTAAACTTATCCGGACAAGCAAATGCCTTAGAAGCACTGCAAGGTAGGGTGGCAGGTGTACAAATTAATAGAACATCTGGTTCATCTGGTGGTGGTGTAGATATCCTTATTAGAGGGGTTACATCTGTAAATCCAGATCGTAGTAACCAGCCTTTAATTATTGTAGATGGTATCGCGTTAAATAATGATACTTTCTCTGGAAACGTGTCACCTAGTGCAGGGTCTAATTCACCTAGCAGCTCAGAGCAATTTAGTTTTTCTAATAGAGCAGGGGATATTAACCCAGAAGATATAGAAAGTTACAATGTATTAAAAGGAGCTGCCGCAACAGCACTTTATGGTGTAAGGGCTGCAAACGGAGCAATTGTAATTACTACAAAAAAAGGAAAAAAAGGAAAAGCAAAAATTAACTTTACAGCTTCTACAACCTTTAGAAATTTAGAAAAAACTCCAAATTTGCAAGAAACCTATAGAGAAGGATTTAGCGGAGCGCCTAGAACTTTATATGATCCAGATTCAGATACTGGTTTTAATAGAGTTCAAAACGCAACTTCGTTTTATTCTTGGGGACCTAAGTATACAGAAGACTCATATACACTAGAGTCAGGTGAAATAGTAGATTTATCTAACGATCAGTTTTACAGTCCGTATGATTTATTTAAAACAGGGGTAAATACTCAGGTTAATTTAAATATTAGTGGAGCAACAGATAAAATGGATTATTTCTTTTCTGTAGGTAACAACAGTGAAGAAGGTATATTACCAGGAACCTATTATGATAAAACAAATTTTAGACTTAAAAGTGGGTATCAAGTTACAGACAATTTTAGTATAAATACATCTATATCTTACTCTAAATCTGGCGGTAACAGAGGAAACTCAGGAGATAAGTCTGTTATGAGTTCTTTATCCTATTACTCTGGTACATTTCCTATAAATGATTATCAAAATCCAGATGGTACGCAACGTAACTATACATTTGGAATCATAGATAATCCAAGGTATTTTATAGAAAAAAGTAGCTTATATGATGATGTAAATCGTTGGGTTGGTAATGCAATATTTAAGTATTCACCTAAAGATTGGTTAAATATTACGTATTCTGCGCAGGTAGATAATTATTCAGATCAGAGAAACCGTTTTGTTCCAGCAGATTTAGATGTTGGTACACAAGTAGGTGGTTTTATTGTAAATCAGAATATAAATTTTACAGCACTAGAATCTAACTTTTTAGTTGCAATGAACAAAGATTGGTCTGATGATTTTAGAACAGATCTTACTTTAGGTCATCAAGTATCAGATACTAAAAGAGATTATGCAGATGTAAGAGGAGAAACATTAAATGTACCAGGCATAAATGAACTTGGTAATACTATAAATACTTTTGCTAATGAGAGTGTTACTCAGTTACGTAATGTTGGTGTATTTGGAGAACTTAAACTGAGTTATTTAGATAAGTTATTTTTAACAGTTACAGGTCGTAATGATTGGGTTTCTACCTTGCCAAAAGATAATAGATCTTTCTTTTATCCTTCAGTAAGTTTAGCTTATGATATTTCTGATGTTTTTGGAGATAATGATGTGTTTACTTTTGGTAAACTTAGAGCATCATGGGCTGAAGTAGGTAAAGGACCATTATTTGGTCAAGTGGGTCATTATTTTGTGGTAGACGGAGACTTCCCTTTTGGAGGAGCGGGTGGTTACAGATCTAGTACAGCTTTAGGAGATTTAGATATTGTCCCAGAAAGAAATCAATCTACAGAAATAGGAGCAGATTTAAGGTTTTTGAAAAACCGTATACGCTTAGACTATGCATATTATAAAACCAGAGTTAAGGATCAAATTTTTGGCGTAGGAACAGCGTATTCTTCAGGTATATCTAGAATTGTTAGAAACGCAGGTGATTTTGAAGTGTTTGGACACGAATTTTTATTAAGTGCAGATATTATAAAATCTAAAGATTTTAACTGGGAAGTAGTTTTAAATTGGTCTACTAGTGAAGGAAAAGTATTAGATATACCAGATGATATAGAAAGCATAATTTTTGCAGATTCTGGTTTTGCAGGTGTAACATCAGAAATTAGAGAAGGTGATAAAATGGGTTCTTTATACGGATGGAAATGGCGTTATGAAAACGGTGAGCGTTATATTGATGCTAATGGTAAACCAGAAATAGACTTCACAGAACGCCAAAAAGTAGGTAATGCTTTTCCAGACTATATTACATCTTTAGCTAATAGTTTTAAATGGAAAAATTTAGGGTTTAACTTTTTGTTAGAATATAAAAAAGGAGGAGATATTTATGACGCAGGAAGAAGAAACTCTATTAGAAATGGTATACTTGAAGTTACAGAATTTAGAGACGAAACCACTGTTCTAAGTGGAGTTATGGATGATGGAAATGGTGGTTTTATACCAAACACAACAGAGGTTTTAATAGATCAAAACTACTATCGTAGTTCTACAGATTACAACAGAGCTTCAGAAATTTTAGTACAAGATGCATCTTGGGTAAAGCTCAGAAATATTGGGGTAACATATGATTTGCCATTAAAATTTATAGAAAAAATACATTTAGATAGATTTTCTGTGACTGCTAGTGCCCAAAATATTTTAGTATGGACACCTTATGATGGGTATGACCCAGAAGGAAACCAATACAGTGCAGGTAGTAATGTATATGGTTTCACAGGTCTAAATATTCCTTTGTCTCAAAGTTATAGTTTTGGTATTAATGTAGGATTTTAA